Proteins from a genomic interval of Papaver somniferum cultivar HN1 chromosome 4, ASM357369v1, whole genome shotgun sequence:
- the LOC113276468 gene encoding probable boron transporter 2, which translates to MEETFVPLRGIRNDIRGRLLCYKEDWTSGFKVGLRILAPTTYIFFASAIPVISFGEQLERNTNGSITAVQTLASTAVCGIIHSIIGGQPLLILGVAEPTVLMYTFMFDFAKDRKDLGENLFLPWTGWVCVWTAVLLFLLAVLGACSIINRFTRVAGELFGLLIAMLFMQQAIRGVVDEFRVPQREDPKQEAFLPSWRFGNGMFALVLSFGLLLTALGSRKARSWRYGSGMLRGLIADYGVPLMVLIWTGVSYIPVDSVPRGIPRRLFSPNPWSPGAYTNWTVLKEMLNVPLIYIGGAFVPATMIAVLYYFDHSVASQLAQQKEFSLKKPPSFHYDLLLLGFMVILCGLLGIPPSNGVIPQSPMHTKSLATLKHQIMRNKLVRTARTSISKNASLAQLYSTMQEAYNEIQTPLVYQHPPGLGLKELKESTIQLASRTGYIDAPVDPTVFDIEKDIDDLLPVEVKEQRVSNLLQSLMVGCCVAAMPLLKKIPTSVLWGYFAFMAIESLAGNQCWERILLLFTAPSRRCKVLTEYHATFIERVPFRSIATFTIFQTVYLLLCFGITWIPLAGVLFPLLIMLLVPVRQYILPNFFKAAHLQDLDAAEYEESPIMTSSLDDQDLQRVAHMDDGEILDDILTRSRGEIRHTYSPKVTSTNSTLQNDTRPTTGQQVSQRVFNRSTSELRGEWSPRLQRNGSEVKQTPSPRPPIPGQTSFGSIPH; encoded by the exons ATGGAAGAAACGTTTGTGCCTCTGCGTGGGATCAGGAATGACATCAGAGGTAGACTGTTGTGCTACAAAGAAGACTGGACTAGTGGTTTCAAAGTTGGTCTCAG GATCCTCGCTCCTACGACGTACATATTCTTTGCTTCAGCAATCCCAGTTATATCTTTTGGAGAGCAATTGGAGAGAAATACAA ATGGTTCAATAACTGCCGTACAAACACTTGCTTCAACTGCTGTATGTGGAATCATACACTCAATTATTGGAGGCCAGCCACTGCTTATACTTGGTGTTGCGGAGCCGACGGTGCTGATGTATACTTTCATGTTTGACTTTGCAAAGGATAGAAAGGACTTGGGGGAGAATCTCTTCTTACCATGGACTGGATG GGTTTGTGTATGGACTGCAGTCCTTCTGTTTTTGCTAGCTGTGTTGGGTGCATGTTCCATTATCAACAGGTTTACCCGTGTTGCTGGCGAACTATTTGGCCTTCTCATTGCAATGCTTTTCATGCAGCAGGCTATTCgg GGAGTTGTGGATGAGTTTCGTGTACCTCAGAGGGAAGACCCTAAGCAAGAAGCTTTTCTACCCTCGTGGAGATTCGGAAATGGAATGTTTGCTTTGGTTCTGTCCTTTGGCCTTCTTCTTACTGCACTAGGAAGCCGCAAAGCTAGATCGTGGCGCTACGGATCTG GTATGCTACGGGGATTGATTGCAGATTATGGTGTACCACTAATGGTGCTTATATGGACTGGTGTTTCCTATATACCGGTAGATAGTGTTCCTAGAGGGATCCCAAGGCGCCTCTTCAGCCCAAATCCATGGTCTCCTGGTGCTTACACGAACTGGACTGTTTTAAAG GAAATGTTGAATGTGCCACTGATATATATCGGTGGAGCATTTGTCCCAGCCACTATGATAGCAGTTCTCTACTACTTTGATCATAGTGTTGCATCTCAGCTTGCGCAGCAAAAGGAGTTCAGTCTTAAGAAGCCACCTTCTTTCCACTATGACCTTCTTCTTTTAGGTTTCATG GTCATATTATGTGGCCTTCTAGGTATTCCTCCTTCCAATGGTGTTATCCCACAATCTCCAATGCATACTAAAAGCTTGGCTACTTTGAAGCATCAG ATTATGCGCAATAAGCTTGTAAGGACAGCTCGCACAAGTATTAGTAAAAACGCAAGCTTGGCTCAGTTGTATAGTACAATGCAAGAAGCGTACAATGAGATCCAGACTCCATTAGTCTATCAACATCCACCAGGACTG GGACTGAAAGAATTAAAAGAGTCGACGATTCAATTGGCTTCACGTACTGGCTATATAGATGCACCTGTTGATCCGACTGTGTTTGATATTGAGAAAGACATCGATGATTTGTTACCTGTCGAAGTCAAAGAACAGCGAGTCAGCAATTTGCTTCAGTCACTGATGGTTGGTTGCTGTGTTGCCGCTATGCCTCTTCTGAAGAAAATCCCAACTTCTGTTCTCTGGGGATACTTTGCCTTCATGGCCATTGAAAGCTTGGCAGGAAATCAATGTTGGGAGAGAATATTGCTTCTTTTTACTGCCCCAAGTCGAAGATGCAA AGTTTTGACGGAGTATCATGCAACATTTATAGAGAGAGTGCCCTTCAGATCCATTGCTACCTTCACCATATTCCAGACCGTTTACTTACTTCTTTGTTTTGGGATTACTTGGATACCACTCGCTGGGGTCCTTTTCCCATTATTGATCATGCTTCTAGTCCCTGTTAGACAATACATCCTCCCCAACTTTTTCAAAGCAGCTCATCTCCAAGACTTGGATGCTGCCGAATATGAGGAATCCCCCATCATGACATCATCATTAGAT GATCAAGATCTGCAAAGGGTTGCCCATATGGATGATGGGGAAATTCTGGATGATATTCTCACAAGAAGCAGAGGTGAGATCCGACATACATACAGTCCAAAAGTTACGAGTACAAATTCTACTCTGCAAAATGATACTAGACCCACAACTGGCCAGCAGGTGTCACAGAGAGTGTTTAATCGTAGCACAAGCGAACTTAGAGGGGAGTGGAGTCCGCGCTTACAAAGAAATGGGTCTGAAGTAAAGCAGACTCCTAGTCCACGTCCTCCAATTCCAGGACAAACATCTTTTGGTTCCATTccacattaa